A genomic stretch from Vibrio coralliilyticus includes:
- the menH gene encoding 2-succinyl-6-hydroxy-2,4-cyclohexadiene-1-carboxylate synthase, with amino-acid sequence MLYSSFHNTESHDSSRPVIVYLHGLLGSSEDWSTCRQLLPEYSSLCIDLPGHGMSKLMHCRDFKTCCDQISDVLLTQFPHHPPIVLVGYSMGARIAMVGLTQQYFSAHNIQMLISEGGHFGLHDRAEKNARLNNDSRWAERFQNDPIEQVLNDWYQQPVFSSLNHEQRQTIIDKRSANLGPSVAKMLMATTLAKQDYLLESLADLSMPIHYICGEKDMKFSQLAEQSGLSFSQVAQAGHNVHVEQPEAFAAIIQSQIRAFF; translated from the coding sequence ATGCTCTATAGCTCCTTCCACAATACGGAGAGCCACGATAGTTCTCGACCTGTAATTGTTTATCTGCATGGCTTGCTGGGTAGCAGTGAAGATTGGAGTACCTGCAGGCAATTGCTCCCCGAATATTCATCGTTATGCATCGATCTGCCCGGTCATGGGATGAGCAAATTGATGCATTGTCGCGATTTTAAAACGTGCTGCGATCAAATATCTGACGTTTTACTCACTCAATTTCCTCACCATCCCCCTATAGTGTTAGTGGGTTATTCAATGGGGGCTCGAATTGCGATGGTAGGGCTCACTCAACAGTATTTTTCCGCACATAATATTCAAATGCTTATTTCTGAAGGTGGTCACTTTGGGTTGCATGATCGTGCGGAAAAAAATGCTCGATTAAACAATGACTCTCGTTGGGCTGAGCGATTTCAAAATGACCCCATTGAACAAGTGTTAAACGATTGGTATCAGCAGCCGGTATTTAGTTCACTAAATCATGAGCAAAGACAAACAATCATTGATAAGCGCAGTGCTAATCTAGGTCCATCCGTCGCAAAGATGCTGATGGCGACAACCTTGGCAAAACAAGATTACTTGCTTGAGTCATTGGCTGATTTAAGCATGCCGATACATTACATTTGTGGTGAAAAAGATATGAAGTTCAGTCAGCTGGCTGAACAGAGTGGTTTGTCTTTTAGCCAGGTAGCGCAAGCTGGGCATAATGTTCATGTGGAACAGCCCGAAGCATTCGCCGCGATTATTCAATCTCAAATTCGCGCTTTCTTCTAA
- a CDS encoding YeiH family protein yields MTTMKKPLPFWLALIVCLTPWITSPTALVIGFLLASLGMVPHDFNLAKVTKKLLAYSIVGLGFGIQFKAALAVTSDGIGLIITTIIGTLFIGWWAAKAIGLNAETGYLISSGTAICGGSAIAAVSPAIKANDEQIGLSLATVFVLNSIALFIFPVIGHALSLDQQTFGIWAAIAIHDTSSVVGAASAYGEEALTTATTLKLARALWIIPVALFSAFLFRSDSKKITIPYFILFYCVAIAVSDLLPQFEVLYQGIFDIAKRALVVCLFLIGCGISVEKLKSAGPKPLLFGVTLWVAISTSSLAWLTLS; encoded by the coding sequence ATGACAACGATGAAAAAGCCACTGCCATTCTGGTTAGCCTTAATCGTATGCCTAACACCATGGATTACCTCACCAACCGCATTGGTGATTGGTTTTCTGTTGGCTTCATTGGGCATGGTGCCACACGATTTTAATCTAGCAAAAGTGACCAAAAAACTATTGGCTTATTCAATCGTCGGTTTGGGCTTCGGCATTCAATTCAAAGCTGCCCTTGCTGTTACCTCAGATGGTATAGGTCTTATCATTACCACTATTATCGGCACTTTGTTCATAGGCTGGTGGGCAGCAAAAGCCATTGGCCTCAATGCAGAAACGGGTTACCTGATTTCTTCTGGAACAGCAATCTGTGGCGGTAGTGCGATTGCGGCTGTTTCCCCTGCCATCAAAGCAAATGATGAACAAATCGGCCTTTCTCTAGCAACGGTTTTTGTCCTAAACTCCATCGCATTATTTATCTTCCCAGTGATTGGTCATGCATTAAGCCTCGACCAACAGACTTTCGGCATATGGGCAGCGATTGCTATTCATGACACTTCGTCCGTCGTTGGCGCGGCATCCGCCTACGGTGAGGAAGCACTCACCACCGCGACAACCTTAAAACTAGCAAGAGCTCTTTGGATTATTCCGGTTGCGTTGTTCAGTGCCTTTTTATTCCGCAGCGATTCGAAGAAAATCACTATCCCCTACTTCATCTTGTTTTATTGCGTCGCCATTGCAGTCAGCGATCTGTTGCCACAGTTTGAGGTGCTCTATCAGGGAATCTTTGATATTGCTAAGCGGGCTTTAGTGGTGTGTTTGTTTTTGATTGGCTGCGGAATTTCGGTGGAAAAGCTCAAGTCTGCTGGGCCTAAGCCATTGCTGTTTGGTGTCACGCTGTGGGTTGCCATATCGACCAGCTCATTGGCATGGTTAACGCTTAGCTAA
- the menC gene encoding o-succinylbenzoate synthase — MRTAKLYRYKLPMDSGVILREQRLMEREGFVVVLENNGEIGRGEIAPLPGFSIESMDEVSSQLIEQLAMWQSGKLFDDKELYPSVAFGLSMAELELNNGLPDMGCYQAAPLCSGDPDELLPKLHSMQGEKVAKIKVGLYEPVRDGLIVSLFLESIPDLTLRLDANRAWTAEKAQQFAKKIAPSLRQRIAFVEEPCQAPGDSFSFAINTGIAIAWDETLQHAIRKDDFKLEDFNGAKAIVIKPTLIGSVERCVELIEEAKKLGIKPIISSSIESSLGLTQLARFAHWQLPEEVPGLDTIGLFAQQLEVTWPGCDLPVTSLSDQSLIWQS; from the coding sequence ATGAGAACAGCCAAGCTGTATCGCTACAAGCTGCCGATGGACAGCGGTGTGATACTGAGAGAGCAAAGACTCATGGAACGAGAAGGCTTTGTGGTTGTACTAGAAAACAACGGGGAAATCGGTAGAGGTGAAATTGCACCTCTACCGGGGTTTAGTATTGAGAGTATGGATGAGGTTTCATCTCAACTAATAGAGCAACTAGCCATGTGGCAGAGTGGTAAACTCTTTGATGATAAGGAGTTGTACCCCTCTGTGGCTTTTGGGTTATCTATGGCTGAGCTGGAACTGAACAATGGCCTCCCTGACATGGGGTGCTATCAGGCTGCACCTTTGTGTTCAGGTGATCCGGATGAACTGCTGCCTAAGCTCCACAGTATGCAAGGTGAGAAAGTAGCCAAGATCAAAGTAGGGTTGTATGAACCTGTCCGCGATGGGCTCATCGTCAGCCTGTTTTTGGAGTCCATTCCAGACCTTACGCTAAGACTAGATGCCAATCGCGCTTGGACGGCCGAGAAAGCGCAACAATTTGCTAAAAAGATAGCGCCTTCATTGCGTCAAAGAATTGCGTTTGTTGAAGAGCCGTGCCAAGCACCGGGGGATAGCTTCTCTTTTGCGATTAATACGGGTATCGCGATTGCTTGGGATGAAACCCTTCAACACGCCATTCGCAAGGATGATTTTAAACTCGAGGACTTTAACGGTGCTAAAGCCATTGTGATTAAGCCTACCCTTATTGGCTCTGTCGAACGCTGTGTCGAGCTCATAGAAGAGGCTAAAAAGTTGGGGATCAAGCCGATTATCAGCTCCAGTATAGAATCGAGTTTAGGTCTGACTCAATTGGCTCGCTTTGCCCACTGGCAATTGCCAGAAGAAGTTCCAGGCTTAGATACGATAGGTCTGTTTGCACAGCAGCTAGAAGTTACTTGGCCTGGCTGTGATCTTCCGGTGACTTCTCTGTCAGATCAGTCACTAATCTGGCAATCTTAA
- the menE gene encoding o-succinylbenzoate--CoA ligase, which yields MHNQLSPLKQWAQSSPSSFALDHQDQQYSWAELADLVDEVASSLCEQGLVQGDVFTCISKNNLDLLLAYLACMEIGAICALAMPQTQAELETKLKSLYPSCIEPKVWVSKSDSLLSSLSTFDVGRSNSYHYCSGYQPDNIASIVFTSGSTGNPKAVAHTNAQHIASASGLLEVFSFKQDDCWLLSLPMYHVSGLAIVYRWLYVGATLKLGSGVLIEDIRQVTHASLVATQLQRLLESGSPLDLTHVLLGGSHVPLFLSQKAAQQGVETWLGYGMTEAASTVTAKRIDNRDSAGKTLPKRRIRLKGQRIYIGGETLACGYYRCGVVEPITRDGWFDSKDLGEWVEGELKIIGRADNLFISGGENIHCEEIEAVLNRLPYIVQSVVIPVEDSEFGHRPVAVIQGQYSLDVVNIEQELSKALTRFKWPVAYYEMPESLYQSGIKVSRKAVKDWLLSQLEQ from the coding sequence ATGCACAACCAACTCTCTCCTTTGAAACAATGGGCTCAGTCGAGCCCATCTTCATTTGCTCTGGATCATCAAGATCAGCAATACTCTTGGGCTGAGTTGGCTGATCTTGTCGATGAAGTGGCGTCCAGCCTTTGTGAGCAGGGTCTAGTACAAGGTGATGTGTTTACCTGCATTAGTAAAAACAACTTAGATTTATTACTCGCGTACTTGGCTTGTATGGAAATTGGAGCAATATGCGCATTGGCCATGCCGCAAACACAAGCGGAGCTTGAAACCAAGCTAAAGTCACTTTACCCCTCTTGTATTGAGCCTAAAGTCTGGGTATCGAAATCTGATTCACTGCTATCTTCATTGTCGACATTTGATGTCGGACGTTCAAATTCTTATCACTATTGCTCAGGTTATCAGCCAGATAATATCGCCTCTATCGTGTTTACCTCAGGTTCAACGGGCAATCCCAAAGCGGTTGCACACACTAACGCGCAACATATTGCTTCTGCCTCAGGTCTATTGGAAGTGTTTTCTTTTAAACAGGACGATTGTTGGTTGCTAAGTTTGCCTATGTATCATGTGTCTGGGTTAGCCATCGTCTATCGTTGGTTGTATGTTGGGGCTACATTGAAACTAGGAAGCGGAGTTCTGATTGAAGATATTCGTCAAGTGACTCACGCATCGCTGGTGGCTACGCAATTACAACGTCTTTTGGAGAGTGGTTCGCCACTTGATTTAACCCATGTCTTACTCGGCGGGAGCCATGTCCCATTGTTCTTAAGCCAAAAAGCAGCACAGCAGGGGGTGGAAACCTGGTTGGGCTATGGGATGACTGAAGCAGCCTCAACCGTGACGGCAAAAAGAATCGACAATCGCGACTCAGCAGGCAAAACCTTACCTAAACGTCGAATCCGGCTTAAAGGGCAAAGAATCTACATTGGCGGTGAAACTCTGGCTTGTGGTTACTATCGATGTGGGGTTGTGGAGCCTATTACACGCGATGGATGGTTTGACAGTAAAGACTTAGGTGAGTGGGTTGAAGGCGAACTCAAAATTATTGGGCGAGCTGACAATTTATTTATCTCAGGTGGTGAAAATATTCATTGTGAAGAAATTGAAGCAGTGCTTAACCGACTTCCCTACATCGTGCAGTCAGTCGTGATCCCTGTGGAAGACAGCGAGTTTGGCCATCGCCCAGTTGCAGTGATTCAAGGACAGTACTCTCTAGACGTTGTGAACATTGAGCAGGAACTCAGTAAAGCTTTGACACGCTTCAAATGGCCAGTTGCTTACTATGAGATGCCAGAATCACTGTATCAGTCAGGAATTAAAGTTTCTCGGAAAGCGGTAAAAGATTGGCTTTTGAGTCAGCTAGAGCAGTAA
- a CDS encoding MFS transporter, producing the protein MPNSQTSLLGQKRFLPYFITQFFGAFNDNIFKNVLLLFVAFAGAGALPISSDLFINLAAGLFILPFFLFSASAGVLADKYEKSWFIRKVKLAEIGIMCLGAIGFITESYIILLILLFLMGTQSAFFGPVKYALLPQQLKPQELVPGNALVETGTFLAILLGTLGAGLIASAESAKYIAAASVVVFAFFGYLSSRSIPEAPACAPNLKFRWQPIKQTRNTIAIAKSDKTVFQALMAISWFWFLGAAYLTQFPNFTKIYLNGSESAVSFLLALFSVGIAAGSLACDKLSNHRIEIGIVPLGSLGISTFGVLMAMSVPANLPEFETFTDFVAYQPLWPVFISLLLLGASGGVFIVPLYALMQQRAKVTERAQVIAALNIYNSLFMVGSAVLGIVCLALIGISIPQLFLLLAVMNLVVAVTLFLRVPIFAVRFIVWILTHTMYRVKHKNLHHLPEQGGALIVCNHVSYMDALLLSAVCPRLIRFVMEEDYANLPPLRRFLKRAGVIPISASNRRSIRTAFSEIEQALSEGHLVCIFPEGRLTDDGEMNDFMRGMDIILKRSPVPVIPMAIKGLWGSFFSRYKGKACSGLPTRFWSKLEIEAGQPVEPSAANTALMQAKVAKLRGDWK; encoded by the coding sequence ATGCCAAACAGCCAAACCTCTCTTTTAGGGCAGAAACGATTTCTGCCCTACTTTATCACCCAGTTTTTTGGGGCTTTTAACGACAATATCTTCAAGAACGTATTACTGCTCTTTGTTGCTTTCGCGGGTGCGGGAGCCTTACCTATCTCCAGTGATCTATTCATCAACCTAGCGGCAGGCTTATTCATTTTGCCTTTCTTCCTTTTCTCTGCCTCCGCAGGAGTATTAGCCGATAAATATGAGAAATCGTGGTTTATTCGGAAGGTCAAACTGGCTGAAATTGGCATCATGTGCCTAGGGGCAATTGGTTTTATTACCGAAAGCTACATCATCCTGTTAATTTTGCTGTTCTTAATGGGGACACAATCCGCATTTTTTGGCCCAGTAAAATATGCGTTATTACCTCAGCAACTTAAGCCACAAGAGCTGGTACCGGGTAATGCCTTGGTTGAGACAGGGACCTTCCTCGCCATTCTTCTCGGCACATTGGGTGCAGGCCTTATCGCCTCTGCAGAGAGTGCAAAATATATCGCCGCAGCAAGCGTGGTGGTATTCGCGTTCTTTGGTTACCTATCGAGTCGCTCAATTCCCGAAGCCCCCGCCTGTGCGCCAAACTTGAAATTCCGCTGGCAGCCCATCAAGCAAACCCGTAACACCATCGCTATTGCCAAGTCCGATAAGACGGTTTTCCAAGCTTTGATGGCAATTAGCTGGTTCTGGTTCTTAGGGGCCGCATATCTGACTCAATTCCCTAACTTCACTAAAATTTACCTCAATGGTAGCGAAAGTGCGGTCTCGTTTTTGTTGGCTCTTTTCTCTGTCGGTATTGCTGCAGGCTCGCTCGCTTGTGATAAATTGTCTAACCATAGAATTGAAATCGGAATCGTCCCTCTTGGCAGTTTAGGAATTAGCACGTTTGGTGTCTTAATGGCGATGTCTGTCCCTGCTAACTTGCCTGAATTTGAGACTTTCACCGACTTTGTCGCTTATCAGCCTCTGTGGCCAGTATTTATATCACTGCTGCTACTTGGGGCATCTGGGGGCGTTTTTATCGTCCCTTTATACGCATTGATGCAACAGCGCGCCAAAGTCACGGAACGAGCTCAGGTCATTGCTGCGCTCAACATCTATAACTCTCTATTTATGGTAGGTAGTGCGGTCCTCGGCATTGTCTGCCTTGCCCTCATTGGCATAAGTATTCCCCAACTATTTCTTCTACTGGCAGTAATGAATCTCGTGGTAGCGGTGACTTTATTCCTACGCGTCCCCATTTTTGCGGTACGATTCATCGTCTGGATTCTCACGCATACCATGTATCGGGTGAAGCATAAAAACCTACACCACCTGCCAGAACAAGGGGGGGCATTAATTGTTTGTAATCACGTGAGTTATATGGATGCATTACTATTGAGTGCCGTTTGCCCTAGACTGATCCGTTTTGTCATGGAAGAAGACTACGCCAACCTGCCACCTCTGCGTCGATTTCTCAAACGTGCAGGTGTTATCCCCATTTCCGCATCCAATCGCCGTTCCATTCGTACAGCTTTCAGTGAGATTGAACAAGCGCTTAGCGAAGGTCACCTCGTGTGTATTTTTCCAGAAGGCCGCTTAACTGACGATGGGGAGATGAACGACTTTATGCGCGGCATGGATATCATCCTCAAGCGTAGCCCTGTTCCTGTGATCCCAATGGCAATTAAAGGGTTGTGGGGCAGTTTCTTTAGCCGCTATAAAGGCAAAGCCTGCAGTGGATTGCCTACTCGCTTTTGGTCTAAGTTAGAGATCGAAGCAGGTCAGCCCGTCGAGCCATCCGCGGCTAACACAGCTCTGATGCAAGCCAAAGTAGCTAAATTACGAGGTGATTGGAAATAA
- the menB gene encoding 1,4-dihydroxy-2-naphthoyl-CoA synthase, translating into MAKTVGISEEELYAPVHWNDCTGEYEDIQYHKSEDGIAKITIARPQVRNAFRPQTVKEMINALADARYDEGVGVIILTGLGEKAFCSGGDQKVRGDYGGYQDDSGTHHLNVLDFQRQIRTCPKPVIASVAGWAVGGGHVLHMMCDLTIAAENAQFGQTGPKVGSFDGGWGASYMARIVGQKKAREIWFLCRFYDAQEALDMGLVNTVVPLEELERETVRWCRETLQHSPMALRCLKAALNADCDGQAGLQELAGNATMMFYMTEEGQEGRNAFNEKRRPDFNKFPRNP; encoded by the coding sequence ATGGCAAAAACAGTCGGTATTTCAGAAGAAGAACTCTATGCTCCAGTGCACTGGAACGATTGCACGGGCGAATATGAAGATATTCAGTACCATAAATCCGAAGATGGTATCGCAAAGATCACCATTGCTCGTCCTCAAGTCCGCAATGCGTTTCGCCCTCAAACTGTCAAAGAGATGATTAACGCACTGGCTGATGCTCGTTACGATGAAGGCGTGGGTGTGATCATTTTGACAGGCCTTGGTGAAAAGGCTTTCTGCTCGGGTGGTGACCAAAAGGTCCGTGGTGATTATGGTGGTTATCAAGATGATTCCGGCACTCACCACTTAAATGTATTGGACTTCCAGCGTCAAATTCGCACTTGCCCCAAACCCGTCATTGCGTCAGTAGCTGGCTGGGCAGTCGGCGGTGGTCATGTTTTACATATGATGTGTGACTTGACTATTGCCGCAGAAAACGCTCAGTTTGGTCAGACGGGGCCAAAAGTTGGTTCGTTTGATGGCGGCTGGGGTGCCTCATACATGGCTCGAATTGTTGGGCAGAAGAAAGCGCGCGAGATTTGGTTCCTATGCCGTTTCTATGATGCTCAGGAAGCTTTGGATATGGGGCTAGTGAATACGGTTGTGCCTCTTGAAGAGTTGGAAAGAGAAACGGTTCGTTGGTGTCGCGAAACTCTGCAGCACAGCCCGATGGCACTGCGTTGTCTCAAAGCCGCTCTGAATGCTGACTGTGATGGTCAGGCCGGTCTTCAAGAGTTGGCTGGTAATGCGACTATGATGTTCTATATGACTGAAGAAGGTCAGGAAGGGCGGAATGCGTTCAATGAAAAACGTCGGCCTGACTTTAATAAATTCCCTCGTAATCCTTGA
- a CDS encoding isochorismate synthase, giving the protein MSHFHQAVTELIERVKDAEGGVNRLVQVLEEKPDFAFIDWLEAQPIFPKFYWQSRDTREEVVALGQLHTFVDPAPAYTILADDQRVWGGRSFDGQTEKNRRCMSSFFFLPQVELIRFDDRWSLAVNLTAEKHRTLAGLKKLQIDVGALLPVSAQIKSISHIPEKSQWSELVEKVLTGIENDDFKKVVLARRTSVQMDSTVSAAQLLKSSYLQNHHSFHFMLSLDKRHSFIGSTPERLYARQGQELYTEALAGTIGRGDNASHDMELSNWLAQDRKNLNENQYVVDDIIERLAPHSEHIEVEQEARLVRLRKVQHLKRSIHAHLKTGVNGVQLLSALQPTAAVAGLPRKESMKFIRDNEPFARGWYAGSMGVISHQRAEFCVAIRSALILGEEIQLFAGAGIVPGSIADNEWQELDKKMSTLLSLIADIPPLGVAS; this is encoded by the coding sequence TTGTCACACTTTCATCAAGCCGTTACTGAACTGATTGAACGCGTAAAGGATGCAGAAGGCGGCGTAAACCGTCTGGTTCAAGTTCTTGAGGAAAAACCTGACTTTGCATTCATCGATTGGCTGGAAGCTCAGCCGATCTTCCCTAAGTTTTACTGGCAGTCTCGCGATACCCGTGAGGAAGTGGTAGCGCTGGGGCAGCTACATACCTTTGTCGACCCGGCACCCGCTTATACGATTTTAGCTGATGACCAGCGAGTATGGGGGGGGCGTTCTTTCGACGGTCAGACGGAAAAAAATCGTCGCTGTATGTCCTCTTTCTTTTTCCTACCACAAGTTGAGTTAATTCGTTTCGATGACCGTTGGTCATTGGCCGTTAATCTCACTGCGGAGAAGCACCGTACTCTTGCAGGGCTGAAGAAACTTCAGATTGATGTTGGTGCATTGCTTCCCGTTTCAGCGCAGATCAAAAGCATCAGCCACATACCGGAAAAGTCGCAATGGTCTGAACTGGTTGAGAAAGTTCTCACTGGTATAGAGAATGACGACTTTAAAAAGGTCGTGCTGGCCCGCAGAACTTCCGTACAGATGGACAGCACGGTAAGTGCTGCGCAGCTACTGAAATCAAGTTATCTGCAAAACCACCATAGCTTCCACTTTATGCTTTCGCTGGATAAAAGACATAGCTTTATAGGCTCTACACCGGAACGTTTGTATGCCAGACAAGGTCAGGAGCTCTATACTGAGGCTTTGGCTGGAACGATAGGCCGTGGGGACAATGCCAGCCACGACATGGAGCTGTCAAACTGGTTAGCGCAAGATAGAAAAAACCTCAATGAAAACCAATATGTGGTCGATGACATCATTGAGCGGCTGGCACCTCATTCAGAACACATTGAGGTTGAACAAGAAGCCCGCTTGGTTAGGCTGCGTAAAGTTCAGCACCTTAAGCGCAGTATTCACGCCCACCTCAAAACTGGAGTAAATGGGGTTCAGTTGCTGAGTGCGTTACAACCGACAGCAGCTGTTGCAGGACTGCCACGCAAAGAATCAATGAAATTTATTCGAGACAATGAGCCCTTTGCACGTGGCTGGTATGCGGGGTCGATGGGGGTCATCAGTCACCAGCGCGCCGAGTTTTGTGTTGCGATACGCAGTGCTCTTATTCTTGGTGAGGAGATCCAGTTATTCGCAGGTGCAGGTATAGTACCGGGGTCTATTGCCGACAATGAATGGCAAGAGTTGGATAAGAAAATGTCAACATTGCTATCTTTGATTGCTGATATACCCCCGTTGGGAGTGGCGTCATAA
- the menD gene encoding 2-succinyl-5-enolpyruvyl-6-hydroxy-3-cyclohexene-1-carboxylic-acid synthase yields MSLHNQAIMNRIWSQVLLEELSRLGVSEVCIAPGSRSTPLTLEAHQNNKLKLHTHFDERGLGFLALGLAKASDKPVALIVTSGTAVANLLPAIAEAKLTGEKLVVLTADRPVELVGCGANQAINQVGIFSSHVSATLELPSPSESVALKWLLTSIDQKMSEQAEKGGAVHINCPFPEPLYGSESKGIFQAYLDEVKSWSHSDKPYSCKARTQSLPALHYADVADKPGVIVVGSVTLEEAQQVKLLADKLGWPCLCDSQSGVSSPFTHYDLWLQNPSAKEVLSQAHVIVQFGSRIVSKRLNQWISQQVESRQADYHYVSPQVDRNNQNHLPQTHHVVGIGVWIESWLRERVGGKNVHYGWAKELEHYSQCAVALSEQSHQSFNEIALAKSVKDLPQPTQVFLGNSLFVRLVDMFGSMPNLETFSNRGASGIDGLIATAAGVVRANPQPSVLFIGDTSALYDLNSLSLLTHEKTPLVIVVVNNDGGAIFDLLPVPQAQKQPLYQMPHGYTFEHAAMQFGIRYQKPTTLAAYSELVSNHLQQGEGALLVEVQTPPEQASSQLKEITQRLHAL; encoded by the coding sequence ATGAGTCTGCACAATCAAGCCATTATGAACCGTATTTGGTCTCAGGTACTGCTTGAAGAGTTATCTCGCTTAGGTGTCAGTGAAGTGTGTATTGCACCGGGTTCGCGTTCGACGCCTTTAACGCTGGAAGCGCATCAGAATAACAAATTAAAACTGCATACGCATTTTGATGAGCGAGGTTTAGGTTTCTTAGCTCTCGGTTTAGCGAAGGCAAGCGATAAGCCAGTCGCATTGATTGTCACATCCGGAACCGCTGTCGCCAATCTGTTGCCCGCAATAGCAGAGGCAAAACTCACAGGTGAGAAACTGGTCGTGCTAACTGCAGATAGGCCCGTAGAATTGGTTGGCTGCGGAGCCAATCAGGCGATCAATCAAGTGGGGATATTCTCCTCTCATGTGAGTGCCACTCTTGAGTTACCCAGCCCTTCAGAGTCAGTAGCGCTTAAATGGTTGCTGACTTCCATAGATCAGAAAATGTCTGAACAGGCAGAGAAAGGTGGAGCTGTTCACATCAATTGCCCGTTTCCTGAGCCTTTGTATGGTTCTGAATCGAAAGGAATATTTCAGGCATATCTTGATGAAGTAAAATCTTGGTCTCACTCTGACAAGCCTTATAGCTGCAAGGCTCGAACTCAATCATTGCCCGCTCTTCACTACGCCGATGTAGCAGACAAGCCAGGAGTTATTGTCGTTGGTAGTGTCACCCTAGAGGAAGCACAGCAGGTGAAACTGCTGGCGGACAAATTGGGCTGGCCATGCTTGTGTGATTCGCAATCGGGAGTTTCGTCTCCCTTCACACATTATGATCTTTGGTTGCAGAACCCTTCTGCGAAAGAAGTGTTGAGTCAGGCTCACGTTATTGTGCAGTTTGGCTCTCGGATTGTATCGAAACGTCTCAATCAGTGGATATCTCAGCAAGTCGAATCGAGACAAGCGGATTACCATTATGTTTCTCCCCAAGTTGATCGCAACAACCAAAATCATTTACCACAAACTCATCACGTTGTCGGCATTGGGGTTTGGATAGAGAGTTGGCTGCGAGAACGTGTTGGCGGCAAGAATGTTCACTATGGCTGGGCAAAGGAGTTAGAGCATTATTCACAATGTGCAGTGGCACTATCTGAACAAAGCCACCAGTCATTCAATGAAATTGCTCTGGCTAAATCAGTCAAAGACTTACCACAACCAACGCAGGTCTTTTTGGGCAACAGTTTATTTGTTCGGCTGGTGGATATGTTTGGTTCGATGCCAAACCTTGAAACGTTTAGCAACCGAGGTGCATCAGGGATCGATGGGCTGATTGCGACTGCTGCGGGAGTTGTACGTGCAAATCCTCAACCCAGCGTATTGTTTATTGGTGATACCTCAGCGCTGTATGATCTCAACTCGCTCTCTTTACTGACCCACGAAAAAACGCCACTGGTGATTGTCGTAGTTAACAATGACGGAGGGGCTATCTTTGATTTGCTCCCTGTCCCCCAAGCACAAAAACAGCCTCTCTATCAGATGCCTCATGGTTACACTTTCGAGCATGCTGCGATGCAATTTGGCATTCGATACCAAAAACCGACCACTCTTGCCGCTTACAGTGAGTTAGTGAGTAATCATTTACAACAGGGTGAGGGCGCATTGCTTGTCGAAGTACAGACACCTCCTGAACAAGCCTCCTCACAACTGAAAGAGATAACTCAGCGACTTCATGCTCTATAG